In Kwoniella dejecticola CBS 10117 chromosome 4, complete sequence, one genomic interval encodes:
- a CDS encoding fructose-bisphosphate aldolase 1, with protein MSGKGALSIVPAGVLSGDDTRKLFDYARENKNVTSSSTVNASLEAAKAVNSPIILQISQGGAAFFAGKSVPNGNQEASIAGAVAAAHFIRAVAPSYGIPVVLHTDHCAKKLLPWFDGMLDADEAYYKEHGIPLFSSHMLDLSEEPKEENIKDCVFYFKRMAKMNQWLEMEIGITGGEEDGVDNTSVDNNSLYTQPEDIWDVYSALAAISPNFSIAAGFGNVHGVYKPGNVKLRPELLGKHQAYAAEQLKGEKGEKPLYLVFHGGSGSTKDEIKTAVVNGVVKMNVDTDIQFAYLSGVRDFVLKKADYLKTQVGNPEGPDKPNKKQYDPRVWVREGEKTMVERVKEACIDLGNENRA; from the exons ATGTCTGGAAAAGGTGCTCTTTCTATCGTCCCC GCCGGTGTCCTCTCCGGTGATGACACCCGAAAGCTCTTCGACTATGCTCGAGAgaacaaa AACGTaacttcctcctccactgTAAACGCTTCCCTCGAAGCCGCTAAGGCTGTCAACTCCccaatcatcctccaaatTTCTCAAGGTGGTgctgccttcttcgctggTAAATCCGTACCTAACGGTAACCAAGAAGCTTCCATCGCTGGTGCCGTAGCTGCTGCTCACTTCATCAGAGCCGTCGCTCCATCTTACGGCAT TCCCGTCGTTCTCCACACCGACCACTGTGCCAAGAAACTTCTCCCATGGTTCGACGGTATGCTTGATGCCGACGAGGCCTACTACAAGGAACATGGTATCCCTCTTTTCTC TTCCCACATGTTGGACTTGTCCGAGGAGCCCAAGGAGGAGAACATCAAGGACTGTGTCTTCTACTTCAAGCGAATGGCCAAGATGAACCAATGGCTCGAGATGGAGATCGGTATCACCGGTGGTGAGGAAGACGGTGTCGACAACACCTCCGTCGACAACAACTCCCTTTACACTCAACCAGAGGACATCTGGGATGTCTACTCTGCCCTCGCTGCTATCTCCCCCAACTTCTCCATCGCCGCCGGTTTCGGTAACGTCCACGGTGTCTACAAGCCCGGAAACGTCAAGCTTAGACCTGAACTCCTCGGTAAACACCAAGCTTACGCCGCTGAGCAACTCAAGGGTGAGAAGGGTGAGAAGCCTTT GTACCTCGTCTTCCACGGTGGATCCGGATCTACCAAGGACGAAATCAAGACCGCCGTCGTCAACGGTGTGGTCAAGATGAACGTCGATACCGATATTCAATTCGCCTACCTTTCCGGTGTTAGAGACTTCGTCCTTAAGAAGGCTGACTACCTCAAGACCCAAGTCGGAAACCCCGAGGGACCCGACAAGCCCAACAAGAAGCAATACGACCCCCGAGTCTGGGTCCGGGAAGGTGAGAAGACCATGGTTGAGCGAGTCAAGGAAGCATGTATCGATCTTGGAAACGAGAACCGAGCTTAA